The following proteins are encoded in a genomic region of Paenibacillus sp. FSL H3-0469:
- a CDS encoding amino acid permease yields MDLFRKKPLAIPQNAGAEKLSKTLGALDLTMLGVGAIIGTGIFVMTGVAAAEHAGPGLVLSFIIAGIACVLSALCYSEFASTLPVSGSAYAYSYVAFGELLAWVLGWDLVLEYGVAAAAVSSGWSGYFQGLLEGFGIHLPTALSGAYNADKGTFINLPAVIIILLISYLLTRGVKETARFNAVMVAIKLCVVLLFIITGIFYVKPENWTPFLPFGIHGVMNGAATVFFAYIGFDAISTAAEEVKRPQRDLPIGIISSLAICTVLYIAVSLVLTGIVPYHSLNVSDPVSFALRFVGQNMIAGLISIGAIAGMTTVLLVMLFGQTRLLFAISRDGLLPQSLSKVSPKTHTPVRSTWMVGSLIAVLTGFVPLDRLANLTSIGTLFAFLVVSLGVIMLRRTKTDLKRGFRVPWVPLVPLLSAATCGYLMYNLGKETWIGFIIWVAIGLVIYSLYGYKRSNLNTKK; encoded by the coding sequence ATGGATTTATTCCGCAAAAAACCGCTGGCTATTCCCCAGAATGCCGGAGCGGAGAAGCTTAGCAAGACACTGGGCGCCTTGGATTTGACGATGCTTGGGGTAGGAGCCATAATCGGCACCGGGATCTTTGTAATGACGGGAGTGGCTGCTGCGGAGCATGCCGGACCGGGCCTTGTTCTTTCCTTTATTATAGCGGGGATTGCCTGTGTGTTATCCGCTTTGTGTTATTCTGAATTTGCGTCCACCCTGCCTGTATCCGGCAGTGCCTATGCCTACAGCTATGTAGCATTTGGCGAATTGCTCGCCTGGGTTCTCGGCTGGGACCTTGTCCTGGAATACGGGGTTGCCGCAGCAGCGGTAAGCAGCGGGTGGTCCGGATATTTCCAGGGCTTGCTGGAAGGCTTCGGGATACATTTGCCCACAGCTTTGTCTGGAGCGTATAATGCGGATAAGGGAACGTTCATTAATCTGCCCGCAGTCATCATTATCCTGCTGATCTCCTATCTGCTGACACGCGGAGTTAAGGAGACTGCCCGCTTCAACGCAGTGATGGTTGCCATTAAGCTCTGCGTGGTGCTGTTGTTTATTATCACAGGCATATTCTATGTGAAGCCCGAGAACTGGACTCCGTTCCTGCCGTTTGGGATTCATGGCGTGATGAATGGCGCGGCCACTGTATTTTTTGCCTATATCGGCTTTGATGCCATCTCGACAGCCGCAGAAGAGGTGAAGCGTCCTCAGCGTGACCTACCGATTGGGATTATCTCATCCCTGGCTATTTGTACGGTCCTCTATATCGCAGTTTCCCTGGTTCTGACTGGCATTGTGCCTTATCATAGCTTGAATGTCAGTGATCCGGTGTCCTTTGCTCTGCGTTTCGTTGGCCAGAATATGATTGCCGGACTGATCTCTATCGGGGCTATTGCAGGGATGACTACCGTACTGCTGGTCATGCTGTTCGGTCAGACCCGGCTGCTGTTCGCCATCTCGCGTGACGGGCTGCTGCCGCAGAGCTTGTCCAAGGTTAGCCCCAAGACGCATACACCGGTGCGCAGCACTTGGATGGTCGGCAGCCTTATTGCAGTACTTACCGGCTTCGTCCCACTGGACCGGCTGGCTAATCTGACCAGTATCGGCACCTTATTTGCCTTCCTGGTTGTGTCACTCGGGGTCATTATGCTCCGCCGGACGAAGACAGATCTTAAGAGAGGCTTCCGGGTTCCATGGGTTCCGCTGGTTCCGCTCCTTAGTGCGGCGACCTGCGGCTACTTAATGTATAATCTCGGCAAAGAGACCTGGATCGGCTTCATCATCTGGGTTGCAATCGGGCTGGTGATCTACTCGTTGTATGGCTACAAACGCAGTAATCTGAATACGAAGAAATAA
- a CDS encoding cell wall hydrolase yields the protein MAVIKTNSEDVRVLARLMRAEAEEDGESGMLMVGNVGVNRILGNCLDFNNIRSVNDMVYQSPGGFEAPQKGYFYQRAREADIRLAKRAINGERTWPASNALWFFRPVGDCPATWYNQQNTGRYKAHCFFTPTQGDCPAVY from the coding sequence GTGGCTGTCATCAAAACTAACTCGGAGGACGTAAGAGTGCTTGCACGGCTGATGCGGGCCGAGGCTGAAGAGGATGGGGAGTCAGGCATGCTGATGGTCGGCAATGTCGGCGTGAACCGGATTCTTGGCAACTGTCTGGATTTCAACAACATCCGCAGTGTGAACGACATGGTGTATCAGAGCCCCGGCGGCTTCGAAGCCCCGCAAAAGGGATATTTCTATCAGCGGGCGCGGGAGGCCGATATCCGGCTGGCGAAACGAGCGATTAACGGGGAGCGAACTTGGCCGGCCTCGAATGCGCTCTGGTTCTTCCGCCCGGTCGGCGATTGCCCGGCGACCTGGTACAATCAGCAGAATACCGGACGCTACAAGGCCCACTGCTTCTTCACTCCGACACAGGGAGATTGTCCGGCAGTATACTAG
- a CDS encoding DUF2500 domain-containing protein, with product MGTGSDPSWLFDFTGTVLPVFLALVVGIIAVSAGRGLLQWSRNNKAPLQSIPARIVSKRTEVRQQQSQEDSLSSRTSTTYYLTYEAEDGVRREFKVEGQEYGMSAEGDQGILTYQGTRYHGFQRRPHYSTAE from the coding sequence ATGGGAACGGGGAGTGATCCATCCTGGCTGTTCGATTTTACAGGAACGGTATTGCCGGTCTTTCTCGCTCTGGTCGTGGGGATCATCGCTGTGTCTGCGGGCCGGGGATTGCTTCAGTGGAGCCGGAACAATAAAGCCCCCCTGCAGTCCATTCCCGCCCGTATCGTGAGCAAGCGGACCGAAGTGCGCCAGCAGCAGTCCCAGGAGGATAGTCTCTCCAGCCGGACCAGCACCACCTACTATCTGACCTATGAAGCTGAGGATGGGGTGCGCAGGGAATTCAAGGTGGAGGGACAGGAATACGGGATGAGCGCTGAGGGAGACCAAGGTATACTGACGTATCAGGGGACCCGGTATCATGGCTTTCAACGGCGTCCTCATTACTCCACGGCAGAGTAG
- a CDS encoding disulfide oxidoreductase codes for MTAFSAFCRRNCLYLAWFVCVVAVAGSLYLSEVLHYEPCKLCWFQRIFMYPQLFLLGIATYRADKRIIPYVLPLSLIGGCISIYHYAEQKIPALSKVLPCTIGVPCNKDYLNWFGFVTVPLLALIAFALISILLWTGRKEEPAE; via the coding sequence ATGACCGCCTTCTCTGCCTTCTGCCGGCGTAATTGTCTCTACTTGGCCTGGTTCGTCTGTGTGGTAGCTGTAGCGGGCAGCCTGTATCTCAGTGAGGTCCTGCATTACGAGCCGTGCAAGCTGTGCTGGTTCCAGCGGATCTTCATGTACCCGCAGTTGTTCCTGCTGGGGATCGCCACCTACCGGGCGGACAAGCGGATCATTCCTTATGTGCTTCCTCTTAGTCTGATCGGCGGCTGCATCTCTATTTATCATTATGCAGAGCAGAAAATTCCGGCGCTCAGCAAGGTGCTTCCCTGCACCATTGGCGTACCGTGCAACAAGGATTATCTGAATTGGTTCGGATTTGTAACGGTCCCTCTGCTTGCACTTATAGCCTTTGCCTTAATCTCCATTCTGCTCTGGACAGGACGCAAAGAGGAGCCTGCAGAGTAA
- a CDS encoding hemolysin family protein, with product MSDPLPGILHVGLIILLVLLNGFFVSVEYAMVKVRSGRIESLIEEGSKRALAARNIVHNLDGFLSACQLGVTLASLALGWLGEPAVATIVGPLVRGLGFDETTVFVISLIIAFMFITVLHIVLGELAPKTIAVNKAEAVLLLTAGPMNVFYRIMFPFIWVVNGLARGLLRIFRLTPASELATAHTEEEIRILMQESNKSGLIDNTEMTLVDNIFGFADTMAREIMIPRTEMICLNTHLETEENLEIAFDGMRTRYPVCDGDKDHILGFIHIKDMIREKALSYNELIRPILTVPESIQISSLLKVMQRAKTQIAILIDEYGGTSGMVTLEDIMEEIVGEIQDEFDEERPGIEQLGEDEYSVDGLMLIEEINDKLGIHMETDDYDTIGGWLYSKLEVNPPQKDQSIEFDNHLFVVEETDNKRISRIKLLKLQLLTEEAGA from the coding sequence TTGAGCGACCCTTTACCCGGTATATTACATGTAGGACTTATTATTTTGCTTGTGCTGCTTAACGGTTTTTTCGTTTCGGTGGAGTACGCGATGGTGAAGGTGCGCAGCGGGCGCATTGAATCGCTGATTGAGGAAGGCAGCAAGAGAGCGCTGGCGGCAAGGAACATTGTCCATAATCTGGATGGATTTCTGTCAGCCTGCCAGCTTGGGGTAACCCTTGCTTCACTTGCACTGGGCTGGCTGGGAGAACCGGCCGTGGCCACGATTGTGGGGCCGCTGGTCAGAGGTCTGGGCTTTGATGAAACGACTGTATTTGTCATCTCCCTGATTATTGCCTTCATGTTTATCACGGTTCTCCATATCGTACTCGGCGAGCTTGCACCGAAGACCATTGCTGTGAACAAGGCTGAGGCGGTGCTTCTGTTAACTGCGGGACCGATGAACGTTTTCTACCGGATCATGTTTCCATTTATCTGGGTGGTTAACGGGCTTGCCCGGGGACTGCTGCGGATCTTCCGTCTGACACCGGCTTCCGAGCTGGCTACTGCGCATACGGAGGAAGAAATCCGCATTCTGATGCAGGAGAGTAACAAAAGCGGCTTGATCGACAACACAGAAATGACACTGGTGGATAATATTTTTGGATTTGCCGACACGATGGCCCGGGAGATTATGATTCCGCGTACCGAGATGATCTGTCTGAACACGCATCTGGAGACGGAGGAGAATCTGGAGATTGCCTTCGACGGCATGAGAACCCGTTATCCGGTCTGTGACGGTGACAAGGACCATATTCTTGGTTTCATTCATATCAAGGATATGATCCGGGAGAAGGCACTGAGCTATAATGAACTGATCCGTCCGATATTGACGGTACCGGAATCGATTCAGATCAGCAGTCTCCTGAAGGTCATGCAGCGTGCCAAGACCCAGATCGCCATTCTTATTGATGAGTACGGCGGTACCTCGGGGATGGTTACACTGGAGGATATTATGGAAGAGATTGTCGGTGAGATTCAGGATGAATTTGACGAGGAGCGTCCCGGCATTGAGCAGCTGGGAGAGGATGAGTACTCCGTTGACGGACTAATGCTGATTGAAGAGATTAACGACAAGCTCGGAATCCATATGGAGACTGATGATTATGATACGATCGGCGGCTGGCTGTATTCCAAGCTGGAGGTCAATCCGCCGCAAAAGGACCAGTCCATTGAGTTCGACAATCATTTATTCGTGGTCGAAGAAACCGATAATAAGCGGATTTCCCGGATTAAGCTGCTGAAGCTGCAGTTATTGACGGAAGAAGCCGGAGCATAA
- a CDS encoding ATP-binding protein, producing MEHPFNTYNDLLVLLSVAIAFLSCFTALDLTERLLRGHRSSRFILLISLVLGTGLWSMHFIGMRAMEMGVPVSYNLPLLAFSLVIPVAASYMLLVMLNNPHTRSRVYLAMGGLLFSSGILIMHFSGILSMRLTATYEQGAFSITLAVLFALIVPVVTASYDPKWLEQAYNMFSFKKLLLVLTLTGAFTGIHYAAMAGASFPIGEHSSAAGQVLYLQDSILGMILCGSFLFIVSIVLALLYRDRQRILQSAAFNEQRYTALFEHNPDMVICIDPARKKIISANPALRDITGYSREELGNYKAILYSERDETAVRDAVTRASRGQPSKLELKVRSKGGEQLICSVTVFPLLHHTEQWVYIVAEDVTALMKYQYELLEARDAAESAVTMKSEFLATMSHEIRTPLNGIIGVNQLLAEEISNPEHLELLRLQSTSSHALLNVMSDILDISRLEADGLTLNKDTFGLKALLQGCMDLFTVSTQDKPLTLKLEIEEGLPDKFTGDAARVRQILINLIGNAVKFTPSGTVTVKVESYGVREAAQALQFMVRDTGIGISPDKLQLLFQSFSQVDGSHTRKYPGTGLGLAICKKLVDLMQGEIWAEPAEGGGTQFFFRIKLQSQEHSPEVFFGKDTGGGESAEENEAV from the coding sequence TTGGAGCATCCTTTTAACACTTACAATGATCTGCTTGTCCTCTTGTCGGTTGCGATAGCCTTTCTCTCCTGCTTCACGGCGCTGGACCTGACGGAACGTCTGCTTCGCGGCCATCGGAGCTCCCGGTTCATCCTGCTCATCTCCCTGGTGCTTGGCACAGGCCTGTGGAGCATGCATTTCATCGGGATGCGCGCAATGGAAATGGGCGTTCCTGTATCGTATAATCTGCCTCTGCTGGCGTTTTCTCTAGTGATTCCCGTCGCAGCCTCTTATATGCTGTTAGTTATGCTGAATAACCCGCACACCCGCAGCAGGGTCTATCTGGCCATGGGCGGACTCCTGTTCAGCAGCGGCATCCTGATTATGCATTTCAGCGGCATTCTGTCGATGAGACTTACGGCAACGTATGAGCAAGGCGCCTTCTCTATTACACTGGCGGTACTGTTCGCCTTGATCGTCCCGGTGGTCACCGCATCCTATGATCCGAAATGGCTGGAGCAGGCCTATAATATGTTCAGCTTCAAAAAGCTGCTGCTTGTCCTGACCCTGACCGGCGCGTTCACAGGTATTCATTACGCTGCCATGGCAGGCGCTTCATTCCCCATAGGAGAACATTCCAGTGCTGCCGGACAAGTGCTCTATTTGCAGGATTCCATACTGGGAATGATCCTCTGCGGCTCTTTCCTGTTCATTGTGTCGATCGTCCTTGCTCTGCTGTACAGGGACCGGCAGCGGATACTCCAGTCAGCAGCCTTCAACGAGCAGCGGTATACCGCACTGTTCGAGCATAACCCTGATATGGTGATCTGTATTGATCCTGCACGCAAGAAGATTATCAGTGCTAATCCTGCTCTGCGGGACATTACCGGATATAGCAGAGAAGAACTGGGGAATTATAAGGCGATACTGTACAGCGAACGGGATGAAACGGCCGTGCGGGATGCCGTAACACGCGCTTCACGGGGGCAGCCCTCCAAGCTGGAGCTGAAGGTCCGGAGCAAAGGCGGGGAGCAGCTGATCTGCAGTGTCACCGTCTTTCCTTTGCTGCATCATACGGAGCAGTGGGTCTATATCGTGGCCGAGGATGTGACCGCCCTGATGAAGTATCAGTATGAGCTGCTGGAGGCGAGGGATGCTGCGGAGAGTGCTGTGACGATGAAAAGCGAGTTCCTCGCCACCATGAGCCATGAGATCCGCACGCCGCTGAACGGCATTATCGGCGTCAACCAGCTGCTGGCTGAGGAGATCAGCAACCCTGAGCATCTGGAGCTCCTGCGGCTTCAGAGTACAAGCAGCCATGCTCTGCTGAATGTGATGAGCGATATTCTCGATATCTCCCGGCTGGAAGCGGATGGCCTCACGCTGAACAAGGATACTTTCGGGCTGAAGGCGCTTCTCCAGGGCTGTATGGACCTGTTCACGGTGAGCACACAAGACAAACCATTAACCCTGAAGCTTGAGATCGAAGAGGGGCTTCCCGACAAGTTCACCGGAGATGCTGCGCGTGTCCGTCAGATTCTGATCAACCTGATCGGCAATGCGGTGAAATTCACGCCATCCGGCACGGTAACGGTTAAGGTGGAGTCCTATGGCGTCAGGGAGGCTGCTCAGGCGCTGCAATTCATGGTGCGCGACACGGGCATTGGCATCTCACCGGATAAGCTGCAGCTGCTCTTCCAGTCCTTCTCACAGGTGGACGGGTCGCATACCCGCAAATACCCCGGGACGGGTCTGGGCCTTGCGATCTGCAAGAAGCTCGTAGACCTGATGCAAGGAGAGATCTGGGCAGAACCGGCAGAAGGGGGCGGCACACAGTTCTTCTTCAGAATTAAGCTGCAGTCACAGGAGCATTCCCCGGAGGTGTTTTTCGGCAAGGATACAGGAGGCGGGGAGTCAGCAGAGGAGAATGAAGCCGTATAA
- a CDS encoding tyrosine-type recombinase/integrase codes for MNELELTYEEELEAFLIWMKDAGYTAHTQKSYLADVREFLDQLNGKELGTVKKLHVVSYLTSVRERGVSDATRNRKHASVNCLFKALSELELLSINPAAGIKKSKTDKNREPVYLEEQELERFLSAVDGKYRSRNLAVFLLMSYMGLRVGEVHTLNLSDYNVDRRTLRVFGKGRKWRGIPVPEDVAPYLDQAITDRLVPWRSKEEAMFISQKGRRLSIRGIQGIAADTFSRFQSELPSSQQRAYSSHKLRHSFATMLLRKGADLRTVQELLGHSSIQTTTVYTHITSREKEEAMSRLQISSADKLSGSL; via the coding sequence ATGAATGAGCTGGAACTAACATACGAAGAAGAGCTGGAGGCCTTCCTGATCTGGATGAAGGATGCCGGTTATACAGCACATACCCAGAAATCCTACCTTGCGGATGTGCGGGAATTCCTGGACCAACTGAACGGCAAGGAGCTGGGAACGGTTAAGAAGCTGCATGTGGTGTCCTACCTGACCTCGGTCCGTGAGCGGGGAGTCAGCGATGCCACCCGTAACCGCAAGCACGCCTCGGTTAACTGTCTGTTCAAGGCACTGTCCGAGCTGGAGCTGTTATCTATTAACCCGGCGGCAGGGATCAAGAAATCCAAAACTGACAAAAACCGTGAGCCGGTCTATCTGGAGGAGCAAGAGCTGGAGCGGTTCCTCTCGGCGGTGGACGGCAAGTATAGAAGCCGCAATCTGGCGGTCTTCCTGCTTATGTCCTATATGGGGCTGCGGGTAGGGGAAGTACATACGCTGAATCTGAGTGATTATAATGTAGACCGGCGCACGCTGCGGGTCTTCGGCAAAGGGCGCAAATGGCGGGGCATACCGGTTCCCGAGGATGTAGCCCCGTATCTCGATCAGGCGATTACGGACCGGCTGGTTCCTTGGCGCAGCAAAGAAGAGGCCATGTTCATCTCGCAGAAGGGTCGCAGACTGTCGATCCGGGGAATTCAGGGCATTGCTGCGGATACCTTCAGCCGCTTCCAGAGTGAGCTGCCCTCTTCCCAGCAGCGTGCCTATTCGAGCCATAAGCTGCGGCATTCGTTCGCCACTATGCTGCTGCGCAAGGGCGCGGATCTGCGGACGGTGCAGGAGCTGCTGGGTCACTCTTCCATTCAGACAACTACAGTCTATACCCATATCACGAGCCGGGAGAAGGAAGAGGCGATGTCCCGACTGCAAATCAGCAGTGCTGATAAGCTGAGCGGCAGCCTGTAA
- a CDS encoding DsbA family protein, with the protein MSKTKKNNVMAPQMSKQEKRRAEQEQQKQKTRILIVSTVAIVVIIFVGLFMLASKDSSPAGTDSKPVAFNYSEMMRLGKEDAPVKIVEFGDFKCPACAQFTGVIKPQIVQGYVDQNKAAFYFVNLAFIGKDSRTASLAALSVYHQNQEAFWKYFDAIYANQGNEDKEWATPDFMVSLAKQLELPVDYDLLRKDIDDRTYAKELDRDIQLGSDTGVTNTPSLYVNGIKVNEPFNMEAIDAQIQAATAAAGAGAAQ; encoded by the coding sequence TTGAGCAAAACAAAAAAGAACAATGTCATGGCTCCCCAGATGAGTAAGCAGGAGAAGCGCAGGGCAGAGCAGGAACAGCAGAAGCAGAAAACGAGAATTCTGATCGTGAGTACGGTGGCCATCGTCGTTATTATTTTTGTAGGCTTATTCATGCTTGCTTCGAAGGACTCTTCGCCTGCAGGCACAGACAGTAAGCCGGTTGCCTTCAATTACAGTGAAATGATGCGGCTCGGCAAGGAGGATGCTCCGGTCAAAATTGTGGAATTCGGTGATTTCAAATGTCCGGCTTGCGCCCAGTTCACCGGTGTGATCAAACCGCAGATCGTTCAAGGTTATGTAGATCAGAATAAAGCAGCCTTCTATTTCGTGAATCTGGCCTTCATCGGCAAGGATTCCAGAACGGCCTCCCTGGCAGCGCTATCGGTGTATCATCAGAACCAGGAAGCGTTCTGGAAATACTTCGATGCGATCTATGCCAACCAGGGGAATGAAGACAAGGAGTGGGCTACGCCCGACTTCATGGTGAGTCTCGCCAAGCAGCTGGAGCTGCCGGTGGATTATGACCTGCTGCGCAAGGATATTGATGACCGCACCTATGCGAAGGAACTGGACCGGGATATTCAGCTTGGCTCCGATACGGGCGTAACGAATACGCCATCCTTGTACGTGAACGGCATCAAGGTGAACGAGCCCTTCAATATGGAGGCGATTGACGCCCAGATTCAGGCAGCAACAGCAGCAGCGGGAGCAGGGGCCGCCCAATGA
- the gerQ gene encoding spore coat protein GerQ, with the protein MGKMGNMGNMGNMVAMPPQVSSGSPMMPGGTVVSTAAPVFEQSYVENIFRLNLGKVGTFYFTYENNKDWNAKVYTGVLEAAGRDHLIISDRATGQRVVLLMVNFDYATFEEPLVYQYPGVVGNPLGVRNC; encoded by the coding sequence ATGGGGAAAATGGGAAACATGGGGAACATGGGAAACATGGTCGCCATGCCGCCTCAGGTAAGCAGCGGAAGTCCCATGATGCCCGGCGGCACGGTGGTCTCCACAGCTGCCCCCGTGTTTGAACAGTCCTATGTGGAGAATATTTTCCGCCTGAATCTTGGCAAGGTGGGCACCTTCTATTTCACATATGAGAATAATAAGGACTGGAATGCCAAGGTCTACACCGGGGTGCTTGAAGCTGCGGGCCGTGACCACCTGATTATCAGCGACCGGGCTACCGGACAGCGGGTGGTGCTGCTGATGGTTAACTTTGATTACGCCACTTTCGAAGAGCCGCTTGTCTATCAATATCCGGGCGTTGTCGGGAATCCGCTGGGAGTGCGTAACTGTTAA
- a CDS encoding L-lactate dehydrogenase: MAPFKPNRVVVIGTGAVGTTTAYTLLLRKRMPELVLIDVNHQKALGEALDMNHGMPFVGGVKLWAGTYEDCREADIIIVTAGASQKPGETRIDLLRKNISIFKDIIQKITKYNQHAILLIATNPVDILAYATLKISGFDRRRVIGSGTVLDSARFRYLIGKHKEIDPRSIHGQIIGEHGDSELPVWSLANVAGIDLGFDEAERKEIFEDTKNAAYEIIDAKGSTSYAIALALDRIVASILNNEGSVLNVSTLLNNYNGVSDVFLGAPCVVDRSGVREVLDLPLSEEEQSLFQQSADKLKSEITKLEL, from the coding sequence ATGGCCCCATTTAAGCCCAATCGTGTTGTAGTCATCGGTACCGGTGCAGTCGGAACCACTACAGCCTATACGCTGCTGCTGCGTAAGCGCATGCCCGAGCTTGTACTGATCGATGTGAACCACCAGAAGGCGCTTGGTGAAGCGCTGGATATGAACCATGGTATGCCTTTTGTAGGAGGCGTGAAGCTTTGGGCCGGTACCTATGAGGATTGCCGCGAAGCCGACATTATTATCGTCACTGCCGGAGCCTCCCAGAAGCCTGGTGAAACCCGGATCGACCTGCTCCGCAAGAACATCTCGATCTTCAAAGATATCATCCAGAAAATCACGAAATACAACCAGCACGCGATCCTGCTGATTGCGACCAATCCGGTCGATATCCTGGCGTACGCGACCCTGAAGATCAGCGGCTTCGACCGCAGACGGGTTATCGGCTCAGGAACGGTACTGGACAGCGCCCGCTTCCGTTACCTGATCGGGAAGCACAAGGAGATTGACCCGCGCAGCATCCATGGACAGATCATCGGGGAGCATGGCGATTCCGAGCTGCCGGTCTGGAGTCTCGCCAATGTCGCCGGGATTGATCTGGGCTTCGATGAAGCCGAACGCAAAGAAATCTTCGAGGATACGAAGAATGCCGCTTACGAGATTATCGATGCCAAGGGATCGACCTCCTACGCCATCGCGCTTGCACTGGACCGCATTGTAGCGTCCATCCTGAACAATGAAGGCTCCGTTCTGAATGTATCTACACTACTGAACAACTACAACGGCGTCTCCGATGTGTTCCTCGGCGCTCCGTGTGTTGTGGACCGCTCCGGTGTGCGTGAGGTGCTTGATCTTCCGCTCAGCGAAGAAGAACAGAGCTTATTCCAGCAGTCCGCTGACAAGCTCAAGAGTGAAATTACCAAGCTGGAGCTATAA
- a CDS encoding LysR family transcriptional regulator, with translation MESKHLFTFLVVVETGSFTRAAQKLDYAQSSITAQIQALEAELGQPLFDRISKKIMLTDAGRRLLPYAQEISKMHTMAENALRSETEIAGSLRIGAPESLAAFRLPGIIKDFRSRYPQVQITLKPGACWELTEFIRSGELDLAFLLQPETEYKDMHCETLIHEAMALVAPLDHPLLELAEVEPHQLKNVTILHTEAGCTYRTLFERHLNSHGVFPDPNLEFWSIEAIKQCVMAGLGLSFLPQITVKRELAEGKLGRLNWNDQSQRVATQIAYHNKKWKSPALSEFLRMVEKHAAGWREATAEEMI, from the coding sequence ATGGAATCGAAGCATCTGTTCACCTTTCTCGTTGTGGTAGAGACGGGCAGCTTCACCCGCGCTGCGCAGAAGCTGGATTATGCCCAGTCCAGCATTACCGCACAGATTCAGGCTCTGGAAGCAGAGCTGGGGCAGCCCCTGTTCGACCGGATCAGCAAAAAGATTATGCTTACCGATGCAGGCCGCCGCCTGCTGCCGTATGCCCAGGAAATCTCCAAGATGCACACGATGGCTGAGAATGCCCTCCGGTCTGAGACCGAAATCGCCGGTTCACTGCGGATTGGCGCACCGGAATCCCTGGCGGCCTTCCGGCTTCCCGGAATAATCAAGGATTTCCGCAGCCGTTATCCGCAGGTGCAGATTACCCTTAAGCCGGGGGCCTGCTGGGAGCTGACCGAGTTCATCCGCTCCGGGGAGCTGGATCTGGCCTTCCTGCTGCAGCCGGAAACAGAGTATAAGGATATGCACTGTGAGACGCTGATCCATGAAGCCATGGCTCTGGTGGCTCCGCTGGATCACCCGCTGCTGGAGCTTGCTGAAGTGGAGCCGCATCAGCTGAAGAACGTAACGATTCTGCATACCGAAGCGGGCTGCACCTACCGCACCTTGTTTGAACGTCATTTGAACAGCCACGGTGTCTTTCCTGATCCGAATCTGGAGTTCTGGAGCATTGAAGCGATCAAGCAGTGCGTGATGGCCGGACTCGGTCTCTCTTTTCTGCCGCAGATTACGGTGAAGCGCGAGCTGGCGGAAGGCAAGCTGGGCCGGCTGAACTGGAATGACCAGTCGCAGCGGGTGGCCACCCAGATCGCTTACCATAACAAGAAATGGAAGTCTCCTGCGCTCAGCGAATTCCTCAGAATGGTAGAGAAGCATGCTGCCGGATGGAGGGAAGCTACTGCAGAGGAAATGATATAA